In Primulina huaijiensis isolate GDHJ02 chromosome 4, ASM1229523v2, whole genome shotgun sequence, the DNA window CGAAGGCCCAATCTGAAATTTTTCCGGGCCTAAATATCCGGGTAAAAAATTTTAGTCAAGCCCATAACCCTAATAGTTGGCCTAGATTAAGGTACCGGTAGATtcgattatattatttttatgatatttttaattttgaatttattttcttatatttatgaaattaaaataaaatgaaagaatatgaaaaacaaatcataatttttttttataaatacaactaaacatgtattttgttactaaaaaaaagaatgttttttaagaaatacttggaaaaaatattttaaaattaatacgAGTCCCCAACTTGGCTCAAGTATTCGGATCAGACTCAACGAATCCTTTCTTCATCGGTAGGATAATATTTTCGAGCTTTTCGATTTCGGTTTCACCATAATCGCCACCATCTTTCATAGAACAGCTTGGTAAATcatgcaaaataaaaatttttttttccagaaaataaaaaaattttaattaattaataagatcAAAATTTCTTATCACATGTTCACACACCAAGGACACCTTGGCCCAACTAGAGATTAATTTATTCTCTACCTAATCCACatactgtttttttttaattttaatttcaatggAACAAATACAATGTAGACAAAAAACATACCAACTACAAAATTAATAATGGAAGAAGAGCATAATTGAGATTGACTTACCACTaacaaataaatcaagaaatGAAACTCTAGGCATTGATCCAAAGGAGAAGGTATATTATAGATGTTTTGGTCTttgactatatatatacatacatacatacatatatatatatatatatatatatatgtatgtatgtatgtatattatagTCAAAGACCAAAGCATCTATAATATACCTTCTCATAAACAAAAGTTGACGAGTTTATATAATTATGAGTAGATGTTATTCGTtattctaaatagttatagAATGTTAGCTGGCGGCAACGATGTAACTCAAATTTATGTATCATATGTCGTCTTATCACCAATTTGTTTTGGCTTTTAACTTTTAACCATGGTTGGTATTATCCAATGTTTTGGGTGATAAGTATTAGTATACCTAGTGAAAGTATATATCTCAAGAAAATGTAGTGAAAAACAAATCTAACATAGTTAGACATATCAAAACAGACTGACAGAACAAGTGATTTGTCTTTTTAGTGGGTCGATAAATTATCAACTCGATATACATATTTTAGACAGGAGGACAGACCGATTGACTATTTTGTCTTGTTAAAAAATTGTCAACCAAACACCTATTTTATATGATAAGACTGTCGATTTTGACATTTTAAATACAATAAAGAAAACATTTTCCCTTTTAAAGGAATTTTAGTGGGGCAAAATAGTGGGGCAAACTTTATGGATTTTGCCCCTCACAAAATGGTTGCCCGTGCTCATAAATTCCCAATCTCATAAGCAACTACACCAAAagataaatgatatttatacAACATCACCAatacatttaaattaattttttttaactatataAATACTCGAATGTCAAGTTTTGATCGATCGATTTTAATATCAATTGTATGATCCATCATTTTACGTTATGTAAACATTGACATTTTAACAGAgtactgttatttttatttcGTTTTTGTTTATCTGTACTCGATTTCATGAAAAAGTTTTCATATATTGAatgaagtatatatataataaaaagtgCATAAAACATTATCTCACTTTAAATATGTCAAAtcgtataaaaaaattaaatgcaactttataaatatttcgaGTTAAAGGTATTTTGGTCACAATAATTCAAGAATTGACAAGCTGATTGCTAAGTAGAGCACGCATGTTCACTATCAAAGCTAATTTCATTCTTTATCCAACTCATTTGTTTCCATTTGTTTGTTCTATGTGAGCAAGAATATCCCAATAATCTTGATCTTAAAAGCAAGTTTTGGTAGGCTAAATTACAAAATTGGAATATATTTCACATGGGTTTGGTTTATATTTAGGCCTTGTatcataatttaatttcattgatTTATCTTTAGGTTTCAAAATGAACAAAACTTTCACATAAAACCCTTTTTAAATAGAATAAGTcacttgtgagacggtctcacgaatctttatttgtgagatgggttaaccctaccgatattcacaataaaaagtaatactcttagaataaaaagtaatacttcttcatggatgacccaaataagagattcgtctcacaaaatacgacccgtgaaaccgtcttatacaagtttttgccatttaaaaatatagattttgACATGATAATATACATCAAATCTATATTATTTTACTTGTTTAGAATATAGTTCAccatattcatgagtttcttatgattaaaatgctaaaaaaatgaTAGATAACTTGTAACTCATCTGACACCAAGATCTCAAATTTACAACGAAATCTCGAATTCGAAACCCTACGGTTGCAAGTCCTCTCGACCAACTAAAAAAATCGTTAGTAAAAGGGGGTGGTTCTTCTCTTGTGTTGTTTTCTTGTATTATAATTGGAATTAGGTGGAGTTTGGTTAGAGCAGAGAAGATTAATTGTGAAGAGTTAAATCATGAGGCAGGATTAGAAAACTACCAAACTAAGGATATGTACTTTACTTGGccacaagaaaaataattataatatattctgaaataagaaaattatagttttttttttaaaaaaagttaaataaataattatttatataattttattattatttcccCAAAGTCCACTAATTGGAGTTGTGGGGATGGCTGCATGCACAAGTTTTCTTGGTgatgtgctttttttttttaggacaAAAGTCAAAgattatacaaaaaaatttgttgatgaTATActtgaaacaaaaaatatattctgGGATATTTGAACCAGTTGAAATAGAGTCGTCCCCTTCAATGACAAAGAGTGATGATTTTTGTTGTCAATTATCCAAATTATAATTCTCGTGGATCATCCAATTCTTTATTATACTAATATTATTACACAAAATCTTTtgttgtaagacggtctcacgagtcaattttgtgagacgaatatctatTTTGAGTCACCcataaatattactttttataccaaTATGAGCATGACTTATCTGTCTCATGAATATTTtatccgtgagaccatctcacaagagatttACTTATATATATCCATGTAATATAATTGGTTTCATTACTATTTACTATTAGTTAAATTTAGgcttttggaattttttttccatGTTTTTCTTATCTATAATTTTGTTTGAGAAGTTCACATCACGTGGAGATAACTTTGTAAATTGGTTGGGTAAATATTTAGTACACTCTATGTTTTACCTCTCATAGAGAATGAGCTTCAAATTTCTCATAGTATAGAACCCGAGACTTCTCGGTGTATTTTCTCTGACTTCTTAATTTATAGATTGATATATTTGTcctacatcttaaaaattaaagatttaaaatgagtttatgatggcttacaatggacttctatagcaacttgggttaatcattttcgtaaagcgaggacgaatacgaagtagttgctatagaagCCCATTGTGCATTCACGTAGGCGCGGGCCCAGACTCGGAGCGTGACAATAGAAGTTGTAGGATCGAATATTTGTcgatttatcaaaaattatagtttatgataataatataattcaaatattttaaattatataatattgttCTTCCAACAATGCCACAGCTCACATTTTCCATTTTCTCAGAAATTATATCTTGTGCTTTGTTAGAATTCATTGGACTGATTATCATACTAAGTCACAGATCTTTATTAGTCAGAGTGGTCAACCATGTTCAtctttacaataaaaagtaatattttttcgaatAAAGAGTAATACTTTTATATGAGTGGTCCAAATAAAAGATGCATCTCGCAAGATTTTTTGTGTTATCACATGGGATGGGCCTAAGAGATAATGAGCTAAATGAGTGAATCAGTGAACGATTTAATGTTTATCTGCAATTaaacatgtaatttatttttaaaaacatatgtatgtaattttaaaaaaaatcatttatcatgAATTTtgcacaaaataattaaataaattatcacgagggaacattttaaaaatgataataagACCATTCAAATAATGGAATTGTACCAATTAAGTTGACAAACGGTGATGTTTTTTGACCTCATGTCTCCAAGTCaaactaaattaaatatattaaaatagatTCTCAGCATTATANNNNNNNNNNNNNNNNNNNNNNNNNNNNNATATATTCAATCAACACTTGTCCGTCTATATTAGAATTTTGCTGATATCCCATTGGAGTGTGACATAAAGCAGAGACTTAGGGAGATGCCCACCTAATATTTCTATTTTCCTTAGGTGGCCTGGTGGGGGGATCCCTATATTTCTCCCTAtggatattattttattttattttaataaattatttttttaaaaaataatcttcaTAATTTCACCTCAAAAGCCACTAAATAACTCCATGATTGGTTTTTGTGGTACCTCCACATCACTAGAAAATAACCACAAAATTTGATGGTTTGAtttataaatcataacatatataattatactttcattttttatatagtttcacacaaaaaaaaaatatgattgctACCCAAATGGATGTGATTataaatgtgtatatatataatataaaattttttgaaatcgTACAATAGTCTAGGTGTCTTATTTCGATTGCTCTTCTAGCATCAACGGTTATTACATCTCAACAATCATCTTCTCAATTATCGTTACTCATTCCGATCTATGAAAATTGAACTTGTGATTATAACTGTGATTTTTGCACCAATTGTAAGATTGGACGTTTgttattttaccaaaacttaTATATAGATTTGATGTCActataactcaaatcttttaaatcgtataCTTTAAGCGTCATGTTTCGATTGTTCACTTAACGAGAGTAATTATTGAATCCGAACAATATCACatccatttaaattttaaaaatataaataattcatttctatttttttaatcaagcaAAATGCAcataataatcaatttttttagagtaagtctcttgtgagacggtctcacgaatctttatctgtgagacgggtcaaccctaccgatattcacaataaaaagtaatactcttaacataaaaagtaatactttttcatagataactcaaataaaagatccgtatcacaaaatacgatccgtgaaaccgtctcaatcaagtttttacatttttttttttaagcgTGGATGATATTAAAAGCGCCGCAGCTTTTTCCAAAATCACTGAAAAATAAAAGGTAAATGGTGGTAAATTATTAAAGAATGAGTTCAAGCTTTCATGAATATTACTACTATTTACCTTTCTTCAAAAGTGGATTGGGCAGACTTTTCACATCCATGAAGCTATAAATAATCTCCATGCTCAGAATTCTTCTTTCTGGGATCAATCCTTCCTTCTAAAATCCGAACATGTTTCAGTTTTTCGTTCTTCAAATCCTCTAAGAGTTTGAATTTCTTCTGTTTCTTGCTCACTCACATTCAATCTCATGTACCTTTTAGTTTCAGATATTTGATACTTCTGAAGTAGAAGCTGTTTCCTGTCACATGTTTTGAGATGGGATTCTTCTGTTTTTGtgtgatgatattttttttctctatctttTCATCATTTTCTACTCCAGTTCTCGGAGATGATACCTCTGATTCCTTCTGGCTCCTTAGAATAAAATCAGAATTTGTTGATTCCTTGGGAGTTCTTGACAACTGGATTCAAGAGACTAGCATGTGTTCTTGGAATGGAGTCACGTGTACAGAGGATCAAAACAACGTTTTGTCTCTAAATCTGTCCCATTCCGGGCTAAAAGGCTCCATATCTCAAGAATTCTCAAAGCTCAATTTTCTTGAGGATTTGGACTTGTCGGCAAACTCTCTCACAGGTCCTATTCCTTCTGGTATTGGGAATCTTCAAAACTTGAGGGAATTGAAGCTTTTCTCGAACTCTCTCACCGATTCGATCCCTGAAGAGATTGGCCTCTTGAAGAAGCTCCAAGTTCTTCGAATAGGAGACAATTTTCTGACCGGCCAAGTGGTACCGAGCATGGGTAACTTGACAGAGTTGCAGGTGTTGGGCCTTGCTTATTGCCAGTTCAATGGAAGTATACCCAAAGAATTTAGGAAGTTGAAGAATCTCAAGTTTCTTGATTTGCAGAAGAATAGCATTGGTGGAGTTATACCAGAAGAGATTGGTGAATGCATTGAGTTGCAGAATTTCGCTGCATCGAACAATAGGATTGAAGGGGTGATTCCCGGTTCAATTTCCAATCTTGCATCTCTTCAAATCTTAAACTTGGGAAACAACAGCCTTTCTGGACATATCCCAGTTGATTTGAGCCGGCTTTCGAATTTGAAGTACTTGAATTTGCAAGGAAATGGACTAGGAGGTGAAATACCAGCGGAGCTCAACAGATTGGTTCAGTTACAGACACTGGACTTATCCTATAACAACCTATCAGGGATCATTCCTCTACTTAACTCTGAGTTAAAGAGCCTTGAAGTTCTAGTTCTGTCTCACAACCTCTTAACAGGCACCATCCTGGACAATTTTTGCTCCAAGAACTCAGTTTTAAGTAAGGTTTTTCTTGATCAAAACGAGCTATCAGGGAACTTTCCATTGGAGATCCTGAATTGTTCATCCATTCAACAGTTAGAGCTCTCTGGAAACAACTTTGGCGGGCCACTACCGTCGGATCTTGGCAAGCTTGGTGGCCTTACCGATCTTTTGCTCAACAACAATAGTTTCACGGGAGCTCTACCTCCTGAGATAGGGAATTTGAGCGACTTGGAAAGTTTGATCCTCTTTGGTAACAAGCTCAGAGATGGGATTCCAGCAGAAATTGGAAAACTGGAGAAACTGCGCGTTTTGTACCTTTATGATAACCAAATGTCAGGAGACATTCCAAGAGAGCTAACAAATTGCATGAGCTTAACTGAGATCGATTTCTTTGGAAACCATTTTTCGGGAACCATCCCTCCAACAATTGGGAAGCTTAAGAATCTTGTTATCCTTCAGCTGAGGCAGAATGAATTGGCCGGTTCTATTCCATCGAGTTTGGGTTACTGCAGAAAGCTTCAAAGGCTTGCTTTAGCTGATAACAAGCTCTCGGGACCGCTTCCATCGACTTTTGGGATGCTTTCTGAGCTGTTTCTTGTTACTCTTTACAACAATTCACTATCTGGTCAACTTCCTGAATCACTCTTCAATCTCAAAAAGCTTAAAATCATCAACTTTTCGAATAACCGGTTTAGTGGAAGCATTTCTCCTCTTACCGGTTCAAATTCTTTAACCGCTCTAGACTTAACAAGCAATAGTTTCTCAGACAGGATTCCTCCAGAACTAGCCATGTCTAAGAACCTGATTCGCATTCGCCTAGCAAACAATTTTCTTGTTGGTAATATCCCTACTGTGTTTGGCCAGCTTAAACAGCTTCGTTTTCTTGACCTATCGTTCAACAATCTAACCGGTGATCTTGATGAAACCGGGCTTTTAAACTTGAGGAACCTTGGCCATCTTCTCCTCAATGATAACCAATTTTCTGGGATGATTCCTAAATGGTTGGGAAGCATTCAAGAACTAGGAGAACTTGATCTTTCATCTAATAACTTCAATGGTACAGTGCCACCTGAAATTGGAAACTGCTCCAGATTGCTAAAACTTTCTTTACATAGCAACAGATTATCAGGTTCCATCCCCTCAGAGATTGGAAACTTAGACCTTTTAAACGTCCTGAATCTCAGAAAAAATGAGCTATCCGGTTCAATCCCTCCAACAATCCAGCGGTGCAAGAAACTATACGAGCTCAGGCTCTCAGAAAACAAGCTAACCGGTCCCATACCTCCCGAGATAGGCACGTTAAGCGAGTTACAAGTCATTTTAGACCTGAGTTTCAACCAACTTTCAGGTGAAATTCCTTCATCCATTGGAGATCTAGTGAAGCTAGAGAGATTGAATCTTTCTTCCAATCAACTCGAAGGGACAATCCCATCTTTCCTCAGAAAGTTATCGAGTCTCCACAGACTTAACCTGTCAAACAATCATCTCCATGGCCAGCTTCCTTCAACCTTTTCAGGATTCCCACTCAGTTCTTTCCAAGGCAATAAGAAACTATGCGGCCCACCATTAGTACCTTGTTCGGAATCGTCGCTACATGAGAGAAAGTGGCTATCAGAATCTCAGGTAGCAGGTATCATAGTGGCCATCGTGTTCACTTCCACTCTAATATGTCTCTTCTTCATATATATCATGCTCAGAATCTGGTGGAACTGGAGAAACAACGTCATGGTTTCTTGCTCCGAAAACGGTGGTTTCGATTACAAAAAAGAAGACGAAGAATGGGTTTATGGAGAAGAGATCATCAAGAGTAGTGATCATCAGTTTTGGAACTCAAACAATATAGCATTGGTGCCGGCACAACCCAAGCAAATCTCCGAAGAAACCTGCATTTTTCAGTTCAAGTTGAGTTCGAGTAGCTCTATGAATCCTTCGGCTTGAATTTCATCTACTCTCTCTTTATTTTCTTgcatttcattatatttttgttgttagTTTTGTCAAAGATTTTTGTGAAGTGCTGCATAGAATGTAGTTCATGGGGAAAGAGGTTCCAACTGAATATATAGAGTATTAATTGTGTAAATCTAACAGCAGGGAGGTGTTGTTTTGTTGTATAACTGATATTTTCTCCTAAAAAGCTTATTAATTCCATATTGTGACTGCAAGTATTGGAAATTTAAGTGTAATTTAGTATTATGTGTACTATATTGCATGTCAATTTATACACCAAATTTTTATGTAGTGGAAATGGTCATATCAACTAGAGTTAATAGTCATTTCAAATGGATatttgttcaaattttttgtcaaaatataaaattttaccaaaaaacATCTCGTGTGATCGTCTCatgtgtcaattttgtgagacagatctccgATCCAACTCGATCCGATTAATGAGAAAATATACATTGCAATTCGTCTTACAAATACCTACTTAAACTTTAAGtcttaaaaattcattaatatgtaggcctcattcaaaaattttctttctaaAATTATTTGGATGTCGTACTTAAAATATCTAACGAGTTATCATCATTCGTTGATTTATAACTCATTTAACATCAAGATCTTAAATTTGAGACAAGATCTTGGCATCGATAGCTTCCTCGActcaaaaagaaaaatctaaTGATTGATTTTACAGTACCTACCATCATTTAGGAAATTGCATACAGATATtgacatatacatatatactatACTAACTCTATCCATAAACTTGTAAACTTAATGCACTACTTTTTCCACTTCTAATATTTATGAATTCACCTtctcacaaaaaaaaatagacataaatataatttttaaaatattatatatatgtatgagcATTATTCCACGtgagaaatgtaattttcttttttaaaaaaatgaagtataatgatatatttgatttggaatAAACTCAATGCAAAATGACAAGTTGGTTTCTTATCACTCGAACATGCATTATTACTGTACTACTGCTTTTGCTTTTCGGCCTCGTGCAATCCGACGCAAGGCAAACGTCACTTCACAAAGCGATCACAATAAAATCTTGGAATAATGACTGCTACTTTGATTTAACTCAATCTCGAAAAATAGTTCACAAAAAGACTATCAATGATTTTATTCAATCGATGTATCACAACTAACACATTTCTCTCACGTTTAAGAATTATCATATGGAGCGGATCATAAAGTTTACAAGTGGTGAAACGTGAGCTCTGttatcatgttaagattgagacttgaacTTAATTCAACCCTAAAAGCTAGTTCATAGAGAGATGATTATCTAAGTCCATATATACGACTTTCAGTGATTTTATCCAAACGATATGAGACAATTAACATTaatcaattaaaatcaaaatcaaaatgaaGTATGTTCGTGGgctcatcattattattatttttaaatgatgattgAACTTGTATCGGTTATTTTTTGGTGTGTAGTGAGTAAACCTCCGGACTAATACAATAGTCTACAAATCAGGTTATCTAAATAAATCCCACTAGATAAACCTTATGTGACCACTCTACTAAGGGTTATGTGTTCATTATCTATTTACATAGATGATTGGATTTTGGAGtgttatgaatttatttttaataaacataatTTCTTGACATTCATATTTTATCttcacaaaatataattttcccaaAAAAGTGTTCGAAGTACTctagaaaaagataaaatacaaTCGATAATTGTCAACCAATCAATTTTAACAAGGAATGTTTTTGTGATAATGTACCAGCTTAGTTTGATTGGAGAAATGATTTAGCTAGTTCGGATTTCAAAATTACTTCAATTAGACAACATGCATGTATtagaaaaatcacaaaaaattttgtAAGACACTCTCATAAATAGGAATGGCAATGAGACGAGAAGGGAACGGGTTTGTCATCCCCATCCCCGTCCCCAAATTCTATCCCTACTCTTATACCCTCCGTCCCGATCACAATTTTTTCGAGATCGGGATCGCAGGGATCAAATCCTCATCctcgtttcaaaaatattaatggagCAAGACGAAGACGAGTACGAAAATTCCCTaaaccaaaatttattattatatattattattagtgataatattaatattattaaaaatattattattacatacCCGTCCATACCTGCCTCGAACTATTtcgaagattttaaaaaatcctCGAATTCGAAAAAATCGGAGATCCCAATCTCTGTTTCAGATTTTCCCCACGGGTTCCCCACAAACTCGTGGGGAAAATTGTAATCTCTgttcatgagtcaattttgtaagacggatatcttatttgaaatattcatgaaaaatattactttttattctaaaagtataaaaaaaataaagaatttataTAATTACAAATGTCACCTTCTTGTATaattttaagataaataatcaatattctATGTTCTATACATACTTGGAGATCTAAAGACTAAAATCTTGCAAGACCAAAGGCAAACCTAATACCAACCACCAAAGAAAGATACTcgattcccaaaaattaaatcaacTTGGCATGTTTCATCCACACACTTTTTACCACTAGCATGAAACACGTGCACCaattatatgataaaaattaaaattttgatttttttaaaaaataatttgaatcattttgttatttatttgagTTTAATCACTTGTTATATTAgacgaataaattaattaagaacttatataatttattttcgaattttttgtcAGAT includes these proteins:
- the LOC140975480 gene encoding uncharacterized protein; the encoded protein is MGFFCFCVMIFFFSIFSSFSTPVLGDDTSDSFWLLRIKSEFVDSLGVLDNWIQETSMCSWNGVTCTEDQNNVLSLNLSHSGLKGSISQEFSKLNFLEDLDLSANSLTGPIPSGIGNLQNLRELKLFSNSLTDSIPEEIGLLKKLQVLRIGDNFLTGQVVPSMGNLTELQVLGLAYCQFNGSIPKEFRKLKNLKFLDLQKNSIGGVIPEEIGECIELQNFAASNNRIEGVIPGSISNLASLQILNLGNNSLSGHIPVDLSRLSNLKYLNLQGNGLGGEIPAELNRLVQLQTLDLSYNNLSGIIPLLNSELKSLEVLVLSHNLLTGTILDNFCSKNSVLSKVFLDQNELSGNFPLEILNCSSIQQLELSGNNFGGPLPSDLGKLGGLTDLLLNNNSFTGALPPEIGNLSDLESLILFGNKLRDGIPAEIGKLEKLRVLYLYDNQMSGDIPRELTNCMSLTEIDFFGNHFSGTIPPTIGKLKNLVILQLRQNELAGSIPSSLGYCRKLQRLALADNKLSGPLPSTFGMLSELFLVTLYNNSLSGQLPESLFNLKKLKIINFSNNRFSGSISPLTGSNSLTALDLTSNSFSDRIPPELAMSKNLIRIRLANNFLVGNIPTVFGQLKQLRFLDLSFNNLTGDLDETGLLNLRNLGHLLLNDNQFSGMIPKWLGSIQELGELDLSSNNFNGTVPPEIGNCSRLLKLSLHSNRLSGSIPSEIGNLDLLNVLNLRKNELSGSIPPTIQRCKKLYELRLSENKLTGPIPPEIGTLSELQVILDLSFNQLSGEIPSSIGDLVKLERLNLSSNQLEGTIPSFLRKLSSLHRLNLSNNHLHGQLPSTFSGFPLSSFQGNKKLCGPPLVPCSESSLHERKWLSESQVAGIIVAIVFTSTLICLFFIYIMLRIWWNWRNNVMVSCSENGGFDYKKEDEEWVYGEEIIKSSDHQFWNSNNIALVPAQPKQISEETCIFQFKLSSSSSMNPSA